The following proteins are co-located in the Chaetodon trifascialis isolate fChaTrf1 chromosome 14, fChaTrf1.hap1, whole genome shotgun sequence genome:
- the LOC139342228 gene encoding phospholipid phosphatase 2-like → MTEQGKKLILIVVDILCVTVAALPSGILTLMFSPYQRGIYCDDKSISYPYRRDTISHGGMAAVTITCSIVIITTGEAYLVHTKRLHSNSQFNQYLSALYKVVGTFLFGGAVSQSLTDLAKFTIGRPRPNFLAVCAPVSCNGYMLQINCTGNPRNVTESRLSFYSGHSSFGMYSMLFLSLYVQARMQGKWTRLVRPTIQFFLVAFSLYVGYTRVSDYKHHWSDVLVGLLQGALIAVLTVRYVSDFFKQRPPRCTRPDTAEVEHLERKPSPQPPESQHRNHYSYSGPV, encoded by the exons ATGACAGAGCAAGGAAAGAAGCTGATTTTAATCGTGGTGGATATTCTTTGTGTGACTGTTG CGGCTCTGCCGTCAGGCATCCTGACGCTCATGTTCAGTCCGTACCAAAGAGGAATCTACTGCGACGATAAGAGCATCAGCTATCCTTACAGGAGAGACACCATCTCCCATGGAGGCATGGCTGCCGTCACCATCACCTGCTCCATCGTCATC ATCACCACCGGAGAGGCCTACCTCGTTCACACAAAGCGTCTTCACTCCAACTCCCAGTTCAACCAGTACCTGTCAGCCCTTTATAAGGTGGTGGGCACCTTCCTGTTTGGAGGAGCCGTCAGCCAATCGCTGACCGACCTTGCCAAGTTCACTATAGGTCGTCCCCGTCCAAACTTCTTAGCCGTGTGCGCCCCGGTCAGCTGTAACGGATACATGCTGCAGATCAACTGCACCGGGAACCCTCGCAATGTGACTGAATCCAG GCTGTCGTTCTACTCCGGCCACTCGTCCTTCGGGATGTACAGCATGCTCTTTCTGTCG CTCTACGTCCAGGCCCGCATGCAGGGGAAGTGGACGCGGCTGGTCCGACCAACCATCCAGTTCTTCCTGGTGGCCTTTTCTCTGTACGTGGGCTACACCCGAGTGTCTGACTACAAACATCACTGGAGCGACGTCCTGGTGGGGCTGCTGCAGGGGGCGCTCATCGCTGTGCTCACC gTCCGATACGTGTCCGACTTCTTCAAACAGCGCCCCCCTCGCTGCACGCGGCCAGACACGGCAGAGGTCGAACACCTTGAGCGCAAACCGAGCCCGCAGCCGCCCGAATCGCAGCACAGAAACCACTACAGCTACTCTGGACCTGTATGA